TGCTGAAACACCTGGCCGATTACTCGGCGCCTCGGCTCGTCGAATACTTCGATCCCAACCCTTGTCAGGCGCCATCCCCGGAAAGTCGTGTCATGGACATGATGGCGAAGTCGGCTGCGGCTCCGGCGAGACAAGAACGAGAAAAGGCGCTCGGCGTGACCGTTGAAGCACAGTATGCAGTCGGCGAATACGACATCCTTATTCTCTCAGCCAAGGAAAGCACCGGTCTCGAAACCTGGCTGAGTGAAAACGGGTACAAGATGCCAAAGGGAGCGTCACCTGTGCTCCAGAGTTACTTAAAACAGCGCATGAAGTTCTTTGTGGCCAAGGTGAATGTGTCCGAACAATCCAAGCTTGGCTTTACCCATCTGCGTCCTCTCCAAATTGCGTTTGAATCACCCAAGTTCATGTTGCCGATCCGGCTCGGGACGGTGAATGCCGACGGGACACAAGAACTCTTCATCTATACCCTGACACAGCAAGGCCGCGTCGAAACAACAAACTACCGAACGATTCGGTTACCGGAAGCCCAGGAGATTCCGCTCTATGTCAAAGACAAGTTCGGCGAGTTCTATCAAGACCTGTTCTCGCAGCAAGTGAAACGCGAGAGTGAGCGAGGCGTATTCCTTGAGTATGCCTGGGATATGAATTGGTGTGATCCCTGCGCCGCGAACCCGTTATCGGCTGAAGAGCTGCGGAGTTTGGGCGTTTTTTGGCAAGACAACCCTAAGGTGGTGGAGCACGGACGACCGTTCATGCCACAGGCGCAGAACGTCTTTCTCACAAGACTGCACGTTCGCTACGATGCCGCCCACTTTCCAGAAGACCTCATGTTTCAGGAAACGTCCGATCGGAATAATTTCCAAGCCCGCTATATCCTTCGCCATCCATGGACCGGCATTGACGACTGTCCCACCGCAACCACCTATCGAGAACAGTTGCGGGAACGGTATGAGCGTCAAGCACAGACACTCGCCAATCTGACCGGGTGGAACATCGGAGAGATTCGCAAGGCCATGAACCTCGCCTCATTGCCGGGAGACGCGGATAAGAAATGGTATCAGCGCTTGTGGGTAGACTGACCGAACGTGTGGCCGGCACAGTCGGCCTGGCTGTGCCGGCAATGACTCGATGCCGACGCGAGATGAACTGGAAGGGTCTACACCTCAAGAGAGAATGAGGTCGAAGTCTCTGTAATCCTCTGATAGGCGATAAGCAAATTGTGACTGGATGTCAACGGTTCATCCGGACGTAGCCTATCCTCGGCTACATGTCGGTGATCATCCGTCGTAGATCCTGGCTCTTGTCGTAATTCCTTGGCGAGCTGCTCGCGTACCTTGTCGAGGAGCGCCGGCAGATGATGTCGAACTTTTTCGGTATCGATTCTCAGTTCATTCAAGGCGTCGAAAACCTGCTTCATCAATGCAGCGAATTGCTCGCCGTTCACCGGTGCCACAAGATGCGTTGCGTCAACGGAGTTAGGTGACGGGGTGGGCACCGTGGTACCGTCGGACGACTGCGGGATCACCGCCGCCGCCCCTGGCGCCCCACCCGGGGTAACGCCTGAAACCGACACAACCGTCACGGACCGGACAATCTCGATGCTGAGA
This is a stretch of genomic DNA from Nitrospira sp.. It encodes these proteins:
- a CDS encoding DUF2330 domain-containing protein, with the translated sequence MNPVLGPIMTFAISLFLWCSEASAFCGFYVGKADTKLFNKASEVVITRHDNKTVITMANDFKGDVKEFAMVVPVPTVLEKDQIHIGDPSVLKHLADYSAPRLVEYFDPNPCQAPSPESRVMDMMAKSAAAPARQEREKALGVTVEAQYAVGEYDILILSAKESTGLETWLSENGYKMPKGASPVLQSYLKQRMKFFVAKVNVSEQSKLGFTHLRPLQIAFESPKFMLPIRLGTVNADGTQELFIYTLTQQGRVETTNYRTIRLPEAQEIPLYVKDKFGEFYQDLFSQQVKRESERGVFLEYAWDMNWCDPCAANPLSAEELRSLGVFWQDNPKVVEHGRPFMPQAQNVFLTRLHVRYDAAHFPEDLMFQETSDRNNFQARYILRHPWTGIDDCPTATTYREQLRERYERQAQTLANLTGWNIGEIRKAMNLASLPGDADKKWYQRLWVD